A single genomic interval of Hevea brasiliensis isolate MT/VB/25A 57/8 chromosome 4, ASM3005281v1, whole genome shotgun sequence harbors:
- the LOC110653683 gene encoding uncharacterized protein LOC110653683, with protein sequence MKVKKLEVYRDSVLIIYQVKREWQTKDPKLILYQKYLLEMIKKFEEISFTHMGHDKNQFVDALATLAVATQMEEDQEGQLLRIKARSKPAYYLMIEEKVDGKPWYYDIYRYIQNKEYPPGANKSEKRMIKRLPMGYFPSGEILYKRSFNGKLLRCVDANEAKRILFETHEDNCTTHANGHMRAK encoded by the coding sequence ATGAAAGTAAAGAAATTAGAGGTGTATAGAGACTCTGTTTTGATCATCTACCAAGTTAAAAGAGAATGGCAGACCAAAGATCCAAAACTAATCCTATATCAGAAGTATCTCCTAGAgatgatcaagaaatttgaagaaatctccTTTACCCACATGGGCCATGACAAAAACCAATTCGTAGATGCTTTGGCCACTTTGGCCGTTGCGACCCAAATGGAAGAGGACCAAGAAGGGCAGTTGCTACGGATCAAAGCAAGAAGTAAGCCTGCATACTACTTGATGATTGAAGAAAAGGTGGATGGAAAACCCTGGTATTATGACATTTACCGATACATCCAGAACAAAGAGTATCCCCCAGGGGCAAATAAGAGTGAGAAAAGGATGATCAAAAGATTACcaatgggatacttccccagcggTGAAATCCTATATAAAAGGAGCTTTAACGGTAAATTgctgagatgtgtagatgcaaatgAGGCTAAGAGGAttctttttgaaactcatgaagACAATTGCACTACacatgctaatgggcatatgaggGCCAAGTAG